From Kaistella polysaccharea:
TTAATCAATGCGGTACAACTGAGTGAGAATGCATTGAAATTTATGATTGGAATGCCAATGAATGAGGAAATCACTTTACCTGAAGAAACATTTGATCCGGCAATTTTACCAGATAACGATCCCGGAAACTTTGATAATAGAACAGAACTTAAACTTGTTAACAAACAATTAGAGTTGTTGTCCTGGCAGAAAAAAGCAACCGAAGCAGAATATTACCCAACGGTGGGACTTACCGCTAATTACGGATTTCTGGGACAAGGTGAAAAATTTCCACTCTGGAATGGATCGAAAAACGGAGTTTACTGGTCTGATCTCGCCTCCATAGGTTTACAAATAAATGTTCCCATTTTTAATGGATTTGCAACAAAATCTCGAGTAGAACTTAATCAAATAGATATTGAAAAAGCGCAAATTGATTATGAAGAAACCAAATTAGGCTTAGACCTGGCGCATAAAAATGCAATCACTTTGCTGACGAATAATATGACCAGCATTGATATTCAGAAAGAGAACTTAAAACTGGCAGAAGAAGTTTTATCAAATACCAGAGCCAATTACAAATATGGTTTGGCAACTCTTAATGACATTTTAGATGCTGAAAAAGATCTTACTGATGCAAAAAATAACCTTACAAGAGCAAGATTAGATTATAAACTTGCGGAAATTGAACTTTTAAAATCACAGGGGAAACTCAATACACTTAAATAATAAACTACGGAAATGAAAAAGAGAACTTTAATTACAATCATAGCCATCATCGTTATAGCGGGCGGACTTTTTTTAATTCTTCAAAATAATAAAAAGAAAAACCAAGCTGAGGTTGCTATTGTTGCAGAGACGAACGCCGATGTCGCCGTAAGAACTGCAGTAGTAAAAACAGAAAAGATTAGTGGTGAGTTTACAGTGAATGGTACTTTCTTACCAAACAAACAAAGTATGATTGCGTCTGAAATTAATGGACAATTAATCGCGCTGAATGTTAAAGAAGGCAGTTATGTAAGAGCCGGACAAAGCATCGGTAGACTTGCCGGAGAAAAATTAAACGTCAACGTTGGCAATGCAAAAGCCAATTTAGCCCAGGCGCAATCTGCATTAAGCCGATATGAAGCCGCTTATAAAACGGGTGGTGTGACTGCGTTGCAATTGGATCAGGCAAGACTTCAGGTAAAAAATGCGAGATCACAAGTTCAATCAGCGCAACTTCAATCTGGAGACACCAATATTATTTCAAAAATTAGCGGAATTGTCAATCAGAAATTGGTAGAAGTAGGGGCGGTTTTAGCGCCTGGAACACCAATTATCGAGATTGTGGATATATCATCCGTAAAGTTGAAGGTAGATGTTGATCAATCTTTAGTTAGCCAACTTGCAGTAGGAAATATAGTACAAGTAAAACCAGATGTTATTGAGGGAACGGTCGAAGGTAGAATCACTTTTATCGCACCATCCGCCTCAGGAGCTTTAAAATTTCCCGTGGAAATAACGGTTCCGAACAGTTTCAATAAACTGAGAGCGGGAATGTACGGAAGTGCAATGTTCAACAATAAAGGAGAAAATACGGTATTAGTTGTTCCGCGCGATGCCTTTGTAGGAAGTGTAAGTGACAATTTAATATTTGTTGTGAAAGACAATATTGCTTATTTGACCAAAGTACAGGCTGGTACCAATTACGGTGACAAAGTAGAAGTTGTAAGCGGTTTAAATGAAGGAGATGTTATTGTAACCAGCGGCCAAATCAATCTTTCCGACAAAACGAAAATCAGAATTTTAAAATAATCGATTAAAATAGAATATGAAATTAGTAGAAGTATCGATTAAACGACCAAGTGTGGTCATCGTAATGCTTGCCTTATTAATTATTGGAGGACTGTTCAGTTACAAGCAATTGAACTATGAACTGATTCCGAAATTTGAAGTAAAGGTAGTAACGATATCAACAATTTATCCCGGAGCTTCGCCTTCAGAGGTTGAAAGTACAGTCTCCAGAAAAATTGAAGACGCAGTTTCTTCATTAGAAGGAATAAAAAAAATACAGTCTAAATCTTACGAAAGTCTTTCTGTTGTTATCATTCAATTTAATAATGAAGCAGATGTTGATTTCGCACTGAATGAAGCTCAAAGGAAAATTAATGCAATACGCTCAGATCTTCCAGAAGATATTGATGAGCCGTCGCTTTCGCAATTCTCCCTTTCCGATGCGCCAATTGTGAGTATGGGAATTACCGCAAACCTTACGCAAAGTGAACTTTATGACTTAATTGATCAAAAAATTCAACCCGAATTTTCCCGAATTCAAGGAGTTGCGCAAATTAATATTATTGGCGGACAGGAAAGAGAAATCCGTGTTAATCTGGACCAATATAAACTGGAAGGTTATGGTTTAACAATTCCGCAGGTTCAACAGGTTATTGCAACTTCGAATCTTGACTTTCCTACAGGAAGTTTGAAAACCCGAGAAAACAGTACTTTAATTCGACTTTCTGGTAAAATTAAAACAGTAGACGAATTGAGAAATCTTATTGTTTCGTCGGTTAATGGGCAGAATGTAAAACTTTCTGATATTGCTGAGGTCCAAGACACGCAAAAAGAAACCGATAAAATTGCGCGCGTAGATCAGCAAACCACGATTTTGTTACAGGTTCAAAAACAAACAGACGCAAATGCGGTGGAAGTAAGTGAACGCGTTCGTGCGAAAGTTGCGCTTTTAGAAACACAGTATAAAGCGCAGAATCTAAAGGTAAATATTGCAAAAGATACTTCTTTATTTACGTTGGAAGCGGCAAATGCGGTAATCAAAGATTTATTTATCGCGGTAGGATTGGTAGCATTTGTAATGTTATTTTTCCTTCACAGTTTCCGAAACGCTTTGATTGTAATGGTTGCCATCCCGACATCATTGATCGCTACTTTTATTGGATTAAATCTTTTAGGATATTCATTAAACTTAATGAGTTTACTGGGACTATCTCTTGTTGTAGGTATTTTGGTTGATGACGCGATTGTTGTTATTGAGAATATTCACCGTCACATGGAAATGGGAAAAAATAAAGTTCGAGCAGCTTATGACGGTGCCTCTGAAATTGGTTTTACCGTTACCGCAATTACCTTGGTTATCGTGGTTGTATTCTTACCAATTGCTGTTAGTAATGGTTTGGTATCAGATATTATTAGACAATTCTGTGTCACGGTTATTATTGCTACTTTATTGTCTTTATTAGTATCATTCACCATAGTTCCATGGCTTTATTCAAGATACGGAAAACTCGATTTGATCAGTAAAGATTCCTTATTTGGAAAAATTATCTACAAATTCGAAGCAGGTTTAACAAGATTCACGAATTTCATCACTGGAATTTTAACGTGGAGTTTAGGTCACAAAATCAAAACTTTTCTTATCGTTTTATTCCTCTTTGCCTCCAGTATATTATTGATGGTTTTTGGGTATATCGGTACAGATTTCTTTCCCGCCTCAGACAAAGGAGAATTTCTGGTTCAAATCGAAATGCCGAAAGATGTTTCTCTGGAAGAAACAAACTTTATGACACAGAAAGCAGAAGCTTTTCTTAAAAAAGATCCTGCAATCACAAGCATGATTACAACTGTTGGCCAATCGAGTG
This genomic window contains:
- a CDS encoding TolC family protein, which encodes MKKVALSLLFCGGVIFGQEAKVLTLSDAISYALENKADAKKALLDIRKGDAQIAETKSRAYPNISFSSNTTYNPLQQETVLPGEIFGQPGQQVKVAFGQKWTSSNNVQLSQVLFNQAVFTGLKAAKSTKEFYLINAELTNEQIIEKVANAYYNVYQSEQMLKTAEDNLEITNQTSKIIKGLYDAGLARKIDYDRTSVARNNLTSTQQQLINAVQLSENALKFMIGMPMNEEITLPEETFDPAILPDNDPGNFDNRTELKLVNKQLELLSWQKKATEAEYYPTVGLTANYGFLGQGEKFPLWNGSKNGVYWSDLASIGLQINVPIFNGFATKSRVELNQIDIEKAQIDYEETKLGLDLAHKNAITLLTNNMTSIDIQKENLKLAEEVLSNTRANYKYGLATLNDILDAEKDLTDAKNNLTRARLDYKLAEIELLKSQGKLNTLK
- a CDS encoding efflux RND transporter periplasmic adaptor subunit; protein product: MKKRTLITIIAIIVIAGGLFLILQNNKKKNQAEVAIVAETNADVAVRTAVVKTEKISGEFTVNGTFLPNKQSMIASEINGQLIALNVKEGSYVRAGQSIGRLAGEKLNVNVGNAKANLAQAQSALSRYEAAYKTGGVTALQLDQARLQVKNARSQVQSAQLQSGDTNIISKISGIVNQKLVEVGAVLAPGTPIIEIVDISSVKLKVDVDQSLVSQLAVGNIVQVKPDVIEGTVEGRITFIAPSASGALKFPVEITVPNSFNKLRAGMYGSAMFNNKGENTVLVVPRDAFVGSVSDNLIFVVKDNIAYLTKVQAGTNYGDKVEVVSGLNEGDVIVTSGQINLSDKTKIRILK
- a CDS encoding efflux RND transporter permease subunit, coding for MKLVEVSIKRPSVVIVMLALLIIGGLFSYKQLNYELIPKFEVKVVTISTIYPGASPSEVESTVSRKIEDAVSSLEGIKKIQSKSYESLSVVIIQFNNEADVDFALNEAQRKINAIRSDLPEDIDEPSLSQFSLSDAPIVSMGITANLTQSELYDLIDQKIQPEFSRIQGVAQINIIGGQEREIRVNLDQYKLEGYGLTIPQVQQVIATSNLDFPTGSLKTRENSTLIRLSGKIKTVDELRNLIVSSVNGQNVKLSDIAEVQDTQKETDKIARVDQQTTILLQVQKQTDANAVEVSERVRAKVALLETQYKAQNLKVNIAKDTSLFTLEAANAVIKDLFIAVGLVAFVMLFFLHSFRNALIVMVAIPTSLIATFIGLNLLGYSLNLMSLLGLSLVVGILVDDAIVVIENIHRHMEMGKNKVRAAYDGASEIGFTVTAITLVIVVVFLPIAVSNGLVSDIIRQFCVTVIIATLLSLLVSFTIVPWLYSRYGKLDLISKDSLFGKIIYKFEAGLTRFTNFITGILTWSLGHKIKTFLIVLFLFASSILLMVFGYIGTDFFPASDKGEFLVQIEMPKDVSLEETNFMTQKAEAFLKKDPAITSMITTVGQSSDGMGGAQATNYKSEISLKLIDQSERNATSKVYAARIKRALEKELVGAKIKTVPIGFMGPEQAPLQMTVIGPNLPEVMAYAKQVEAQLKSIDGSSEVDLSVTDGNPEIMVSVDRDKMALLGLNVATVGQTLRTAFSGNDSNKFRTGNNEYDINIILDEAYRKNIDDVKNINFINSAGMKVQLSQFASITNSSGPALLERYDRAPSVTINSQVVGKTTGTVAAEWEEKIANIKKPAGVSWIWGGNMENQSEGFGTLGVGLLAAILLVYMIMVVLYNDFVKPFIVLFSIPLSFIGALWALALTNQSLNIFTILGVIMLIGLVAKNAILLVDFTNHRMEKGETINNALIQANHARLRPILMTTIAMVFGMLPIALASGAAAGMNNGLAIVIIGGLLSSLFLTLIIVPVVYYIVVKLEDRFANKEKENYQNLMVEDYEHLHPENEVEF